TCATAAACGGGATCGTGCTGCCGTGACCATGCCTGATGTGGTGCTTGCGGTCTGTGCAATGGCAGTGGCGGCCTATCTGATCGTGATTTATGGCACCTTGATGCGTAACGCAACGGGCACGCCCTTTGCTCCGATTGGCATTTCGATCGCTGCTGTGGCGGGTACGTTACTGATCATGGAACTCACTCGCAGGGTGGCAGGTCTGGCGCTGGTGGTGATTTCGGCCATCTTCCTCGGATATGTGTTCATCGGACACAACTTGCCGGGCTTTCTGAACTCCCCTCGCGTCACCTGGGAACGGTTTTTCAGTCAGCTCTACACGGATACAGGCATCCTCGGTCCGACGACAGCCGTATCCTCAACCTACATCATTCTGTTCATCATCTTTGCGGCGTTCCTGCAATCATCCAAGGTGGGTGACTACTTCGTGAACTTCGCCTTTGCACTGGCGGGCAGGGCGCGTGGTGGCCCAGCCAAGGTCGCCATCTTTGCGTCAGGGCTGATGGGGATGATCAACGGTACATCCGCCGGTAATGTGGTGGCGACGGGATCGCTCACGATTCCTTTGATGAAGAAAGTTGGCTACGACAAGAAAACAGCAGGTGCGATCGAAGCAGCCGCCTCGACAGGCGGGCAGATCATGCCACCCATCATGGGGGCGGGTGCCTTCATCATGGCTGAAATTACGGGGATTCCGTACGCCGAGATCGCCATTGCAGCGATTGTGCCAGCGATTCTCTACTTCGTATCGATTTACTTCATGGTCGATCTGGAGGCTGCCAAACGGGCCATGCGTGGTATGCGAGACGACGAGCTGCCCAAAGTGGTCCAGATGTTGAAGCAGGTGTTCCTCTTCATTCCGATCCTGATCCTGATCATTGCGCTTTTCATGGGGTACTCAGTGATTCGTGCCGGTACGCTGGCAATCGTCAGTGCGGCTGTGGTGAGCTGGCTGACACCGACCAGGATGGGTATCAAGGATGTCATCAAGGCATTCGAGAACGCAGGGCAGATGTCGATCCAGATCATCGCTGTGTGTGGATGCGCCGGGATCATCGTGGGTGTGATTTCGCTCACTGGCGTGGGTGCGAGATTCTCGAATGTTCTGCTCGATATTGCTGATCAGTCGCAACTGCTCGCTCTGTTCTTTGCGATGTGTATTTCGATTCTGCTGGGGATGGGCATGCCCACTACGGCTGCCTATGCTGTCGCGGCGTCTGTGGTGGCTCCGGGTCTGGTTGCACTGGGTATTCCCATGCTGACGGCACACTTCTTTGTGTTTTATTTTGCGGTGGTTTCGGCGATCACGCCACCTGTTGCACTCGCGTCTTACGCGGCAGCCGGGATATCCGGGGCCAACGCCATGGAAACCTCCACGGCATCGTTCAAGATCGGTATCGCAGCCTTCATCGTGCCCTTCATGTTCTTCTACAACGCGGCGCTGCTGATGGATGGAACCTGGTGGCAGGTCCTGCGTGCCAGTGCTACGGCCGTGGTTGGCGTTTACTTCCTGTCAGCTGGCGTTCAGGGATGGTTCTTCGGTGGTCGCACAGTCTGGTTCCTGAGAATCGGTCTGGTGGTGGCTGCGCTTCTTATGATCGAAGGCGGCTGGAGAACGGATCTGATCGGTATTGCCGTGGCGGCAGGTGTGATCGCCATCCAGAAGATTTTCAACCCCAAGCCTGGAGCGACGCTCAGGGCGACGGGCATGGATTGAAGTTCGCTGGGTGGACGGCTTTGCGGTCGGATGTATCAACGGTGTCAGTGGATGGAAGATGATGAACTTTCTGCCTTACTGCGCCGTAATGCAAGTTGCTTGGCTGAAGCGCCTTGACCCGTGGGATGCATCCCTTCGTTGTGGTGCTACAACGCTTGGTTTTGATGTGTAACGGTTTCGACTTTCGCGTGTGAAACGGTGGGGTTTGATATTAGTATTGACTAACGTAAATACAGTTGTAAGCGCAATTTCTACGTGGCGTTGTCAAGTCAAACCACATGTTTTGCACGGAAATCGGAAATGAACAAAAAACAGGTGAGCTCATCAGGGCAGCAACGTATACAGCGCGAGTCGGGCAGCGTTGTGGTAATCGTTGCTGTCTCGCTGACTGCGCTACTGGGTTTTGCAGGCCTGGCAATCGATTATGGTTACGCCTTTTCTCAAAAGACCCGGTTGTAATCGCTTGCGGATGCTGCGGCCCTGGCTTGCGGATACACCGACTGTGTGCCCAGTACTGCCGAAGAAAACAAGAATGATGCGGTATTTGCACCCATCAATCAGGACGCGACCCCGCTTGCGGTCCAAATTGTCTTGCCGTCAACGACGGCAGCGCCGACAGACTGCCCGAGAACGTCTACCAAATGTTTTCAGGTGACCGCGACGCAGCAATGGCGCACGTTTTTCTTGCAGATCTTCGGCATTTCGACGCTGACAACCAATGCCGTGGCAACCGCCATCAGTGGTGAGGTGATTCCACCTGATGAGGCGGGTGCGGTGCCCGCGATTCTTGCGCTATCTCGAGATCAGGCAGGAGTCAGTTTTACTGGCGGAACCGTTACCATCTCAGGAGACGTTAACTCGAATTCGGATATTGTCAGAACAGGAAGCACCTCGGTCACAGTTAATCCGTTACCGAAGACCGAGAACTCAGGCACACTCAATGCAGTCGGTGTGATTACAGGATTCAACAGTTTGCCTGCTGCCAGACGTAAACAAGGTATTGCAAGCTTGTTTGCTGATCCTTGCGCAGGTGCGTTGCGACGCCAGGATATGGAGCGTGAAGCGAACTTTGCGTCATGCCTGCCTCCCCCCAGTTTTCCGAGCAACTGCAGCAGCTCCAACCCGTTCACCATTCCCGCTGGCACCTATTGCAGTCTTGCTGGACCCAATAACCAGGCACTGTCGATTCCAACCCAATGTACGGTGAGGATGCGGGGTAACTACTACGTTCGAGATGGTCTGAATATCGAGTCGAACCCAAACACCGTGCTCGACGGTGAAGGGGTTTTTATCTACAACAAGACTGGTGCCGTCCAGTTCCTGCTTGGGGGGCGCGTCACCTTGACACCCGCTACATCGGGCACTAAAAGTGGCGTGCTGATGTTCCATGATGGGGTGGGAGATGTGTCGTTCCAGACGCGTAACAGCGGTGCGACGGGTGCAAGGATCGATGGTATCTTCTACGCGCCGAGAGCGACGCTATCGTTTAGTGCCAATCACAGTGGCTGGCCTTACAGTTCGACTGGAATTGTCGCCGCCGCCGTTCAGACGAGTGGTAGCACTCTGCTGACAGTCAATACTCCTCCGGGTGGGGCATGCAGCAATTTAAAAGGTGGTGGATTGCTGGGTCGGGTCAAACTCGTCCGGTAGGCCAGGCTGATTGTCGTTTAGAGTCGTCCTGGTATGAAGGTAGCGAGAAAGTCTTGCCGTCCTCTTGGAAAACTATCGTCATCCAGCTCTCTTTTTGTTGTATTCATGCTCGGTCAAAGCGTGGGGACATTGTTCTGCATCGCCTTGACATGAACAGGCTGTAGGCTCTGGAGTGACAACTGCATCGAGAAACAGTAGAAATGCGCGTGCTTACTCCAGTTTCAAGAGAATTTTGAATTCCACTAAGCTCAGCCAGAATCTGAGTGAGGTTGCGCACCCGGAACAACATTGCGTAATGCAACGTTTGGGGATTCCCGATCAATTGGATACGATTGCGACATAAAACAATGAAAGTGCGGGGGCGTTGTGAAGCCAGCTGATATCGAGATGGGCAAATCCAGTGAGGGAGGGTGCGCGGCTGATCGCAGTGAGTCAGGCACGATCCTGGTTATTGTCGCAATTGTCATGGTTTCTTTGCTCGGCTTCGCTGGCCTGGCAATCGATTTCGGGTATTACTTTGTACAGAAAACGAGACTTCAGGCGCTTGCCGACTCTGCAGCACTGGCTTGTGGCTACAGCGGCTGTGAGTCAACCACCGAGTCAAGTGATCCGAATGCCCAGTTGTTTTCTGGCATCAATTCCCAGGGCATTCCCCTTCGTGTCATAGTTCTTGACGGGGCTGCCGATCCGAACGATGAGTGTCCGGAAGACGAGGGCATATGCTTTCGGGTCAGGGCCAGCAAGACCTGGGATACGTTCTTCATCCGACTGTTCAACATTCCCGAGATGACGGCGTGGGCTGAGGCCACAGCAACAGGTGGGTCGGTTGAAGAGAAGATGATTGTTCCTGCCATGCTGGCACTTGGCGGTGACATCACTTTTACTCAAGGTAGCAAGGCGACGATTACGGTTGTTGGAGATGTCCTGTCTTCCGGCACAGTTACTGGAGCGGGTGGGATCGATATGCAGGGTGAGAGTCAGGTCAAGAGTAATTACAGTATTCAGGATCCGTGCAGTGCCCTGCAAGCACAAGTTCCACCTCAACAAACATTTGACAGTTGCGACTTCAATAACTTTACCTTGAGTACGGAATCACAATGCACAGCCAGCATGCTGCCGGGTACCTATTGTGGAACGACCCGGGTTGAGGTGACGAATGGTTGTAAGGTTGAGATGTCCACTGGCAATTATTTTTTTGAGGATGACTGGGAGATCACCGAGTCACCAAACGGCAACGGGGTAGATGGCACTGCGGGTGTATTCATCTATCACAAGTCAGGTTCACTCATCACGAGCAACAGCAAGGGAAACGTTCAGTTTTCGCCATATGAGTCGCCTCCATCAGGGCAACAGGACTACTCAGGTGTTGTTTACTGGAACGACAGTGGCGAGCCACTCACGTTTTATGCCCACAGGCAGGGTATTGATCTCTTTCTGAACGGTATTGTTTACGCGCCTGGTTCAGACATCATCATTGATAATTCTGAAACCAACAATGCCAAGGACACTTTCGGATTTGCCAGCATCATTGGTAACTCGATTGATGTCGACATGACCAGCGGAGAGCTTCAACTTGGCCCCCGCCTGTGAACTCTGTCTGTGCTCAGAATAATTCAGGTACGACTGGTACAGAAGGATCGGGGTCTTCTGGCCGAACTGCTTTGATCAAGTGATTGTCTCCAAAGCCACAGCGCTCACAAAGCCAGTGTTCGGTCATTGATGCACTTTTTTCGTCCATTGAGCATCTCTTCTGGTGTCGATCTGAATGATCATCAAGGACGAGTAGCGTGTGCGGACATCGGCCTGATTCTTCTATTCTCACCAAGACTCACACTTGTGAAAGTCCTTCAATATCGTTCAGAACTGCAGACTGTCGATTGCAGTATTGATCGGAATTGAAGCCTGACCTGGAACAGAATCCACTAGTTGTTATTTGCCAAAAAGTGCTAGATGACGCTATGACTGTCCCTGCAGTCGGTGCATCGGCATTTCAGGGCAATTTTCCTACACGCACTCAGAGTAGTTCCTGTCAGGTTTTTACGCCAGTCCGAAAGCATCAGCGAAGAACTACAAATATTTTTTTATGAATAAGTCCTGAATAAATCTTATTCTCACTCTTGATTGTCATTATACTTTCCTGTGTTTATCTGAGCCTGAAATGCAGGAGCAAGCCCGTGTCAAGAATCTGGTGTGAAGATAGTGACCTGATCGGCAGTGATTCCGATGCCAGCGGCGATCGCGAATCCGGAAGTATTCTTGTCATCGTCGCAATGCTCGGAGTCGTGCTGCTTGGCTTCGCAGGATTGACGATCGACTATGGGTACTATTTTTCTCAGAAGACACGTTTGCAGGCAGAGGCTGATGCGGCCGCCGTGGCGTGTGGTCTGACGGCAAGGTGCAAACCGGGCGCCATGCTGGCTCCAGAGAATGCTGCTGTCTTTAATCCCTTAGGATTTTCGGCGAATGACGTCAAGGTTCTAGCAATCAATGCCCGGTGTCCACACAATCCTGCTCTCAATAACTGCATAGAAGTCGAAGCAATGTCAACCTGGGATACATTCTTTGTTCGGCTGTTCAATGTTTCAACGCTGACTGCCAGTGCGACTGCAGTTGCTGTTGGAGGGCAGACTCCACAGCCAGTAGTTGTGCCGAGCGTATTGGCAACAGGCACAGGACGAGAAGGCATTCAATCCCATGGCAATGCAGCCGACGCTGTGCGCGTGAGAGGTGATATCGTTTCCAACTCTGGTATTCAGGTGAATAACAACAGCGCAATCACGCTTCTTGACGGAGGTATTGCGCGGGCAGTGGGGGGGATTACTGGTGCGATTAACGGAAACCAAGAGCCGTTGAAGACTGCGATGGCAGATCCTTGCTCTGCTTTGCCATCACCAACAGTTCCCGCAGAGA
This sequence is a window from Orrella marina. Protein-coding genes within it:
- a CDS encoding TadE/TadG family type IV pilus assembly protein, whose amino-acid sequence is MNKKQVSSSGQQRIQRESGSVVVIVAVSLTALLGFAGLAIDYGYAFSQKTRL
- a CDS encoding pilus assembly protein TadG-related protein produces the protein MGKSSEGGCAADRSESGTILVIVAIVMVSLLGFAGLAIDFGYYFVQKTRLQALADSAALACGYSGCESTTESSDPNAQLFSGINSQGIPLRVIVLDGAADPNDECPEDEGICFRVRASKTWDTFFIRLFNIPEMTAWAEATATGGSVEEKMIVPAMLALGGDITFTQGSKATITVVGDVLSSGTVTGAGGIDMQGESQVKSNYSIQDPCSALQAQVPPQQTFDSCDFNNFTLSTESQCTASMLPGTYCGTTRVEVTNGCKVEMSTGNYFFEDDWEITESPNGNGVDGTAGVFIYHKSGSLITSNSKGNVQFSPYESPPSGQQDYSGVVYWNDSGEPLTFYAHRQGIDLFLNGIVYAPGSDIIIDNSETNNAKDTFGFASIIGNSIDVDMTSGELQLGPRL
- a CDS encoding TRAP transporter permease yields the protein MTARTDSTPENVTPIIVEGVDQEPVESNRRLFTGVSLAVIATIMAVYAFFHVAALNGLSLSAMTWGVLDFEFLPSMPLETWNFRIVHLAGALGLGFLIYAGCGFPTSTQKESRWIDWLSIPLLLAALFAFGMAIWFAIDIAGGAKWNGIDKTIKFRETWLYGAPLMVSTVCAIILSWFHKRDRAAVTMPDVVLAVCAMAVAAYLIVIYGTLMRNATGTPFAPIGISIAAVAGTLLIMELTRRVAGLALVVISAIFLGYVFIGHNLPGFLNSPRVTWERFFSQLYTDTGILGPTTAVSSTYIILFIIFAAFLQSSKVGDYFVNFAFALAGRARGGPAKVAIFASGLMGMINGTSAGNVVATGSLTIPLMKKVGYDKKTAGAIEAAASTGGQIMPPIMGAGAFIMAEITGIPYAEIAIAAIVPAILYFVSIYFMVDLEAAKRAMRGMRDDELPKVVQMLKQVFLFIPILILIIALFMGYSVIRAGTLAIVSAAVVSWLTPTRMGIKDVIKAFENAGQMSIQIIAVCGCAGIIVGVISLTGVGARFSNVLLDIADQSQLLALFFAMCISILLGMGMPTTAAYAVAASVVAPGLVALGIPMLTAHFFVFYFAVVSAITPPVALASYAAAGISGANAMETSTASFKIGIAAFIVPFMFFYNAALLMDGTWWQVLRASATAVVGVYFLSAGVQGWFFGGRTVWFLRIGLVVAALLMIEGGWRTDLIGIAVAAGVIAIQKIFNPKPGATLRATGMD
- a CDS encoding TadE/TadG family type IV pilus assembly protein, which produces MSRIWCEDSDLIGSDSDASGDRESGSILVIVAMLGVVLLGFAGLTIDYGYYFSQKTRLQAEADAAAVACGLTARCKPGAMLAPENAAVFNPLGFSANDVKVLAINARCPHNPALNNCIEVEAMSTWDTFFVRLFNVSTLTASATAVAVGGQTPQPVVVPSVLATGTGREGIQSHGNAADAVRVRGDIVSNSGIQVNNNSAITLLDGGIARAVGGITGAINGNQEPLKTAMADPCSALPSPTVPAEKSCKPLPEITGSSCGRT